One window of the Cryptomeria japonica chromosome 7, Sugi_1.0, whole genome shotgun sequence genome contains the following:
- the LOC131856434 gene encoding F-box/kelch-repeat protein At1g26930-like: MMESFHFYKDRIKFGLTKKYICFLEKPNRTSRHNSIRISIYDPVDQSYKRLPRFHRLPEVSYIINVNHKIVLLGAERDINPILIIYDLLSNTWKYGAEFPIPTPSGLGFACCASPDGSIYIAGGLARSGLSLGMREAAVYKVDEDRWEILLKMYYGMYSCRGVFIEGMFYVMSLRNLGCQRFDPRTRKWTMMFDMSLPSLCCKVLYAFGRLIAYGIKGIMQYDWQGRIWRELDPIPGNLSFSSRATVWCDRIFFCGSFGILRMYKPGAPSSERWISLDVPKNFLEMNIVSITTIEI, from the coding sequence ATGATGGAAAGCTTCCATTTTTATAAAGACAGAATTAAGTTTGGACTGACTAAGAAATATATATGTTTTCTGGAGAAGCCCAATCGGACATCTAGACACAATTCTATAAGGATATCTATATACGATCCTGTCGATCAATCATATAAAAGGCTTCCTCGTTTTCACAGACTTCCTGAAGTTTCCTATATCATAAATGTGAATCATAAGATTGTTCTACTGGGCGCGGAACGTGATATTAATCCAATATTAATTATATATGATTTATTATCTAATACATGGAAGTATGGTGCTGAATTTCCCATCCCCACACCTAGCGGcctagggtttgcatgttgtgccTCACCTGATGGATCCATTTACATTGCAGGAGGATTAGCCAGGTCTGGTCTTTCTCTTGGAATGCGTGAAGCAGCAGTTTATAAAGTAGATGAAGACAGGTGGGAGATTCTTCTTAAGATGTACTATGGAATGTACAGCTGTAGGGGTGTTTTTATTGAAGGAATGTTTTATGTCATGAGTTTACGAAATCTTGGATGTCAAAGATTTGATCCCAGAACAAGAAAATGGACAATGATGTTTGATATGTCTTTGCCTAGTCTATGCTGTAAGGTTCTCTATGCGTTTGGAAGACTAATTGCGTATGGAATCAAAGGAATAATGCAATATGATTGGCAAGGAAGGATATGGAGAGAATTGGACCCAATCCCTGGAAACCTTTCTTTCAGTTCTCGTGCCACAGTGTGGTGTGATCGAATTTTCTTTTGCGGAAGTTTTGGTATCCTTCGTATGTATAAACCTGGAGCACCTTCCTCTGAGAGGTGGATTTCTCTTGACGTACCCAAAAATTTTTTGGAAATGAATATCGTATCTATTACCACCATAGAAATTTAG